Part of the Rhodoflexus caldus genome, CAATGCATCGCTGCACCGTCCAGTTGATATTGGCTTTGATGAGCTCGGTAGCCATCAATCCGCCGGCACAGTCGGGTTCATAGTGCAACAGGTCTTTGATATAATTGCTTTGTTCTTCGCTCAACAGCGCCATCACCTCTTCTCGGATGCGAACGGGTTGCTCATTGAGCAAATCCACCGCATCGTCGGAGTCCATATAATCTACAATGGCGGCTATTTCCTCTGCATTGAACAGCTTTAAAAAATCTCTTCGGATATCTGACTCCAAGTCGCTGAGAATATCGGCGCTCACATTGGGTGGCAGCAGTTGAATTACATACTTACTGTCAGCGCCATTGAGTTCATGCAAAATAGCGCTGATGTCTGCCGGATACAGGTCAGCCGTTACGCGAAGGATGTAGTCATCGTCGCGTTTGCGAACGGCTTGCTCAAACTTGTTCAGTAATTCGGTAGAGAGTTCCAAAACTTTTTATTTTTTCATGGTGGCAGGATACTGATAGCCAAATCGCTTGGTAATTTCTGCTTTGGGCAGCACCTCTGAGGATATCTTCATCGGAATATCCGTATTGGGGCGATTGAATCGGTCGCCGGGCTGTGCAGCAATTTTATCGAGTACGTCAAAACCATCCAGAATTTTCCCGAAAACGGTGTATTCTCCATCCAGAAACGGCACTCCGCCAATGGTGGTGTATTTCTGAATTTGCTCGGCGGTCAGCGGCTTGTCCAACTCCACACCAAATTCTTTTTCACAAATGTCTTTGTGTTGTAAAATGAGCTTCTGAATGCCTTCATTGTCGCCGCGTTGTTGCAACTCGTTGAGTTGTGCGGTCAAAGAAGCATAGGCAGGTTTGGTAAGCAATTGCTGAAACAGTTCGTAGAGTTTGTACAAATCGGTGCGCATATCGAGCAGTTCCTGTTCGGTGTAGGTTTTGCCCTGTACAATGTAGAACTGGCTGCCGTCGGATTGTTTTTCGGGGTTTACTTGGTCGCCTTTGCGGGCAGCACAAATAGCGCCTTTCTCATGGAAATACTTATCGGGCATAAACTCGGCAGGCAGGAAATAGCCGGGGCCGTTATTGCCCAGCATCACGCCCGGCGCAGCACCTCTGGACTGCGGGTCGCCGCCCTGAATCATAAAGTCTTTGATGCAGCGATGGAACAGCAAATCGTCGTAGTATTTTTCCTTGACCAGTTTAATAAAGTTGTCTCGGTGTTGTTTGGTTTCTTCATACAAAATGGCGTGCATTTCGCCCATGGGTGTACTGATGGTAATCAGCACGTCTTTGTCGGGAGAAATTTCTGCGGTCGTTGTTTGGGACTGTCCCTGTGAAGATTGTTCACAAGCAGTCAGCAAACCAAAAATTACCAGCCCTGCCAACAGTCGTTGCATATACTTCATTCGCTTTGTATTCTGTTTATCTTTGCCAAAATTACATAAAAGCAGTCAATCCAACCGCCATGAATCAATCGGAGCGCATCATTATCGGCTTAGACCCCGGAACGGTGGTCATGGGCTATGGCATTGTAAAAATGACAGGCCGCAAGTTGGAAGCACTGCAAATGGGTGTTATCCATTTGAGTAAGTACGATAATCATGCGCAAAAGCTGCAAAAAATCTGGGAGCGCGTCCATCAGTTGGTTGAGCAGTACATGCCCGATGAAATGGCATTGGAAGCGCCTTTTTACGGCAAAAATATCCAGTCTATGCTTAAACTTGGGCGTGCCCAAGGGGTAGCAATGGCTGTAGCGCTTGCCAGAGGGATTCCCATTATTGAATATGCACCCAAAAAAGTAAAGCAGGCGGTAACGGGCAACGGCAGTGCTTCAAAGGAGCAGGTGGCGGCAATGCTGCAAAGTCAGTTGGCGATTGGTGAACTGCCGGAACTGTTAGATGCTACCGATGCGCTTGCCGTGGCGGTTTGTCATGCTTACCAGCAGCAAACACCTGCCCGCGGAAAAGCCAAAAATTGGGCGGCATTTATTGCCGATAATCCCGACCGGGTTAAAAAATCTTAGAAAACAGGGCATTTGATACCGGTCTGGCGGCGAAAATCGCGCGTTGCCCACGTGTACACGATGCCTATTTCATGCGAGCCGCTCGTTACCCTGTTCATATTGCTGATGGGCAGGTCATAACTGTAAGCCATTTGCCAGTTGTCGCGATAAATGCCGATGATAGCAGCAACAGCATCCTGACGAGGCAG contains:
- the ruvC gene encoding crossover junction endodeoxyribonuclease RuvC, which encodes MNQSERIIIGLDPGTVVMGYGIVKMTGRKLEALQMGVIHLSKYDNHAQKLQKIWERVHQLVEQYMPDEMALEAPFYGKNIQSMLKLGRAQGVAMAVALARGIPIIEYAPKKVKQAVTGNGSASKEQVAAMLQSQLAIGELPELLDATDALAVAVCHAYQQQTPARGKAKNWAAFIADNPDRVKKS
- a CDS encoding peptidylprolyl isomerase, giving the protein MKYMQRLLAGLVIFGLLTACEQSSQGQSQTTTAEISPDKDVLITISTPMGEMHAILYEETKQHRDNFIKLVKEKYYDDLLFHRCIKDFMIQGGDPQSRGAAPGVMLGNNGPGYFLPAEFMPDKYFHEKGAICAARKGDQVNPEKQSDGSQFYIVQGKTYTEQELLDMRTDLYKLYELFQQLLTKPAYASLTAQLNELQQRGDNEGIQKLILQHKDICEKEFGVELDKPLTAEQIQKYTTIGGVPFLDGEYTVFGKILDGFDVLDKIAAQPGDRFNRPNTDIPMKISSEVLPKAEITKRFGYQYPATMKK